One genomic window of Octopus sinensis unplaced genomic scaffold, ASM634580v1 Contig09369, whole genome shotgun sequence includes the following:
- the LOC115228080 gene encoding voltage-dependent calcium channel gamma-5 subunit-like, with protein MAIIRAIRLSAPYPVVALLMIVIAAITSVIGNIKADVKTLIGAIIYVFSGLALSVGIILYISAVNDEVGHRAKIIGVQGPKFAYFYGWSFFFAGVSFITAEMAAVFGISLYLLRNSHVDDMVRIIPGLEDKVDGDNYQDNVGIQTTTIVL; from the exons ATGGCTATAATAC GAGCCATCCGACTGTCTGCCCCTTACCCAGTGGTTGCTCTTCTCATGATAGTCATTGCAGCCATCACCAGCGTCATTGGTAACATAAAAGCGGATGTGAAAACGTTGATAGGGGCAATCATCTATGTTTTCTCAG GTCTGGCTTTGTCAGTTGGCATCATCCTCTACATATCAGCTGTCAACGATGAGGTGGGACATCGGGCTAAGATCATTGGGGTTCAAGGTCCCAAGTTTGCCTACTTCTATGGCTGGTCGTTCTTCTTTGCTGGAGTCTCATTCATCACTGCCGAAATGGCAGCCGTGTTCGGCATCTCACTCTATCTGCTGCGCAACTCACACGTCGACGACATGGTGCGAATCATACCAGGCCTGGAGGACAAGGTGGACGGTGACAATTACCAAGACAATGTTGGCATACAGACAACGACGATCGTTTTATGA